The following proteins come from a genomic window of Gouania willdenowi unplaced genomic scaffold, fGouWil2.1 scaffold_188_arrow_ctg1, whole genome shotgun sequence:
- the LOC114458801 gene encoding homeodomain-interacting protein kinase 2-like: protein MAAAAHPLMVGHALHSPSTRYTILEFIGEGSFGKVAKCRAHNSSKLVAVKILKKEYFQDVEDELSVLKTISSLNADHFNLVTFYEQFEYLGYKCLVFELLDVDLLHLVHSLNVNHIRPIAKQLMVALQGLKAVRVMHTDIKPDNIMMVSIDESPFSVKLIDFGMASPISAAMPGLRHQPIGYRAPEVCLGLPYSGAIDMWGVGCTLAFLFLNDNLFPVHCEYLMMQSMVEMLGMPSKYQLHFGLYSKRFFCHEVDELGTRWRLLTPEEYTSRNRRQAEEWPEYRPHLSSLDDLLYMSELGDNETVEDRKAFIEFLKELLNLDGEERISPIDALQHPYITGSYLSQEPDNREHQTEAQVIEEHSPEDWDAEYPLNNENGKCGRIVVQLPEDWDAEYPLFNEHNKCGLIVAY from the exons ATGGCTGCTgcag CACATCCTCTAATGGTAGGGCATGCCCTCCACAGCCCCTCCACTCGATACACAATCCTAGAGTTTATCGGAGAAGGTAGCTTTGGGAAAGTTGCCAAGTGTCGTGCTCACAACAGCAGCAAATTGGTGGCAGTAAAAATCCTAAAGAAGGAGTATTTTCAAGATGTGGAGGACGAA CTGTCAGTGTTGAAGACCATCAGCTCTCTGAATGCTGACCACTTCAATCTGGTCACATTCTATGAGCAGTTTGAATACCTGGGCTATAAGTGCCTCGTCTTTGAGCTGTTGGACGTGGATTTGCTCCACCTGGTTCATTCACTGAACGTCAACCACATCCGTCCTATTGCAAAGCAG CTGATGGTGGCATTACAGGGACTCAAAGCTGTAAGAGTAATGCACACTGACATCAAGCCAGACAACATTATGATGGTCAGCATTGATGAAAGTCCATTCAGCGTAAAGCTCATTGATTTTGGAATGGCTTCTCCCATCTCTGCCGCCATGCCCGGGCTCAGACATCAGCCCATCGGCTACAG GGCCCCAGAGGTTTGTCTTGGCCTTCCTTACTCGGGGGCCATTGACATGTGGGGAGTAGGCTGCACGCTGGCATTCCTCTTCCTAAATGACAACCTCTTTCCTGTCCACTGTGAATACCTCATG aTGCAGAGCATGGTGGAGATGCTGGGAATGCCATCAAAGTACCAGCTCCACTTTGGCTTATACAGCAAGAGGTTCTTTTGTCATGAGGTGGATGAATTGGGCACAAGATGGAGGCTGCtg ACACCAGAAGAGTACACCTCTAGGAACAGAAGACAAGCTGAGGAGTGGCCCGAATATCGTCCACATTTGTCATCATTAGATGACCTGCTCTAT ATGTCTGAACTAGGGGACAATGAGACGGTAGAAGACAGGAAGGCCTTCATCGAGTTCCTGAAAGAACTGTTGAATCTGGATGGGGAAGAGAGAATCTCTCCCATTGATGCTCTTCAGCATCCCTACATTACAGGGTCATACCTGAGCCAGGAGCCAGACAACAGAGAACA TCAAACCGAGGCACAGGTCATTGAAGAACATTCACCTGAAGATTGGGATGCCGAGTACCCTCTTAATAATGAAAATGGCAAATGTGGACGCATTGTGGTACAATTACCTGAAGATTGGGATGCCGAGTACCCTCTCTTCAACGAACACAACAAATGTGGACTCATTGTGGCATATTAG